TCTGTTTCTGGCAGTGGGGCCCCCTCTTTTTTGTGATGTCGAGTATCCACTTCTTTCCCTGTGTGTGGCGTTTGTCCGTGCTGCGGGACACGGGTCTGTGCAGTCGGTCCACCGGCCTCCCGCCTCGTCAGCCCGCGGGCTTCCGCCCTTGCTAGTGCGCGGGCCTTGAACGGCTGATTTGTAAGTGAAACAGGTTTATGCCAAGCAGCACGGACACACACAAGCATGAGGTTGGAGCTGGACAGACAGTCGGCCCTTCTCCCAACGCTGTCCAGGGAGGACGAGGGGAAGCTTCCCTTCTGGGGTTCCGGCAGGCAGGCGCTCGCTCCGGCAGCACCGTGAGGACGGGCGTTGGTGGGGACCGAGGCCACCGGATCTACCCCTTCCCTTCATCCTTCCCGGGACTTAAAGAGGTCGTGGTCCCAGCCGTCCCGCGGGAGACAAGCCAGGCTGCCGGTTCCAGGCCGGGCCAGCGTGTGCGGTTGTGTGCGGTGGTGCCCCAGTGGACCGTCCCCCGTTCTCCTTCTGCTGACGGCGAGATGAGGTGTCCCTGCCGCGCTGCTCCTCCGGGGTGTTTCCAAGTGTGGCTCCTTGTGAATTCTGAACCGTCGCACTTGTGTCTTTCCCGTGAGCCCCCACGCTGGTTGCTGGCTCAGCCGTGGTTGCTGGCTCGGCCGCGGGGGCCGAGGAGAAGCCAGGCGAAATGTCTCCGCACTGTTGTGACGGATGTCCTGGCAGGGGCCGCGGATGGCTCTGGCGCCTTGTGACCGGCTCTCCCTTGCTTTGCAGAATAGAGAAGAAGCGCACGGTCGTCCCCACGCTGGCGGAAGCCGTGACAGCACGGGACGGCAGGGAGGTGGCCTGGGAGTACTTCTACGGCCTGCTCTTCACCTCGGAGAACCTGAAGCTGGTCCACATCGCCTGCCATAAGAAAACCACCCACAAGCTCAGCTGCGACCCACGCAGGCTCTACAGACCGCGGACGAAGCCGAAGAGGCGGCGGCCGGCCCGCAGGGGCCAGTGACAGGCGTGACAGGCAGCCGTGCCTCCTCCCCGGGTGCGATGCCCGTTGTTTGTGTTCTTGTCACTGCGTGGCTCCTGGAGACTTGAGAGGTCCCCGCTACGCCTCTGAAGCGGGTTTTGCACCGCTGAGCTCCAGCGCCAGAGGACCTGTTGCTGCACAGCCAGGACACGTGTGGGTGGGCAGGAACGAGGCATCGTCCTCAGCTCGAGCCCCGCCCGCCCCAGTGGCCCCGCTGCTGTGCGCACACAGGGTGGCCTCCCCACTGGCCCGGAGTCAGGCCAGACGTGGCCGCGCTGGCCTGAGGGACAAGTGGTCTGTGTCCGCGCTCGGCGGGGTCGGCACTCCCGCGACACATGCAGAGCTCTGCCCTCTCGGCTTTACTGATTGCTCCCAAGGGTTGCAGCCCATTTGGGGTAAAACGTTTGTATTCGGTAAAGCACGTGCAAGGACCGTCATTTCTGGTGGCAGAGAGCGGGAGACCCTCCGGCGTGTCCGTAGGGGAAGGGCTGACTGTGGTCTGATGCCGGAGCACAAGACAGGGCACGTGCACGTTTCTGCACACGGGAGTCTGCGACGAAACGTGCCTTCTGGACAGTAACCCCGGAGACGCGGTGGGGGTGCTCCGGATTAGAAAGGGCTAATTTTCTAAATCTTGTGTTTTGTAAAACCTGAAGTTTTTGAAGTAAGcacttatttcataattttttaaaattgacttcTTAAAGTCCTGCAGATTATAATAcctatatttttacttttgtataatCGTAAAAACCAACAAAGATTTTTCAGAAGTGACCCATCGAAAGTTGGCACTCTCTGGGAATGATAAAATAAGGATGAAAATAAAGGGTCAGTGATTTTGAAAAAAACGACACACGTCACCGCATTTTCTTACTGAAACAGGTGTCTGGACGAGCCAGCCCCGCGCGGGCACCGAGCACGTGCTGTTCAGCCAGCCCCTCGGGGAAGCGCACAGGCGCGGGGGTGTCTGAAAGTCCGCCCGGCCCTCGTCTGCCTGCCGAGCTGTCCTGTggcccctccttccccagcccagcAGCAGTGGGGGCCGCCTGCGGGCCGGGGTCTGAGATCTGATCTGCTGGGACTTCCGCCGCCCGCACGGCCCTCTGTGAGCTGCTGCTCACCCTCCTGATGGGCACTTCCGTCCCCTCAGGAGGCAGGACTCAGAAATCAATCTTTGGCTTGGAACAGGAGCTGCAGGGCTGCCGTGGTTGCCGTGTGATTGAGTTGGCTCGTGTCGGGGCCCACGGCCTGGGTGCCGGGTTCAGATGGGAGGCAGGGGGGTCACCGGCAGTTAGGGGACCCTCAGGCTCCCAGGTGAGTCGGTGGCACAACGTCTTTGCAAAATAGGGGTTCATTGTTTTCAAccaaagaagggagggaaaactctAGGAGCTGGGAGTGTAGGGTCCCTACTGTGGGTTCGGTGGGAGATGACCCACTGTGGGTGCGTGACTGCGGTGACATTGGGGCGCCGGGTCCCTGGTGCTGGCAGGGCCTCCACTCGCCGCGGGCTCCGAGGGAGGAGCTCCAGACCGTGGTCCTGCAGGTGCCTCTGTGGCAGCTGGGATGGGCCGCGGCCGAGCAGAGTCCGGGGTCAGGGCTgaaggagcccagtgaggggtgggagcagggcaggggctgaGGAGGTGAGACTGGGGACAGCGGGGGCCGTTTCAGGCCCAGGTGGGCACTCCAAGCCTGTGTGACTGACCCCAGTAGGGCCCGGGTGAGCTTTCCGGGTGCCTGGAGGATGAATCCCGCGTCCGTGCTGCCCTGAGAACCACTTCGGAGGCTGCTCCTCTGGCATTTTCCCTGCGGGTGGCTTCCCTGTGATCAACGGGACGGTGAGCATCGTGGCTTCTCTCCTGAGTCCTAGGGGAGTGGGTCTGAGGGTCCCCTGCACAACGGGCGCTGGGGACAGTGTGGCAGGACGGCTCTCCTCGTTCCGACACTGCTCCCCCAGCCACGGGCACGGCATCGTGCGAGGACCTGCGTTCGAGTGTTTCTAGAAATTCATAGGGTGAAATCGAGCTGCTGTTATTACTAAGTCAGAAATGTCTGTTACTGGCGGGGGGTCccttccaagacccccagtggctGCCTGTGCGGCGGGTCCCGAACCCTCCACGTGCCAGCCCCGTCCTGTACACACCCCTGAGATTACCTGGAACCGGGACCGAGGCACAGGCGGGAACGAGCAGTCACAGCGAGGCACGGCCGTGAGGTTAGAGGTCCGCGGTCTCGAGCCCTCCCGGGCCTGCGCTTGCCCTTCTCCCGGGACGGGGACGGGAGGACGCGCACGTGGCGATGGCCCTGAGCGGCGTGGGCAGGCGACGGCGTCGGATCTTCTGACGAAGCGTCCCAGGAGGACCCGGGCTTCCGCCTGGCGGTGGAGCGTGGGTAACTAGAACCACGGGCGAGGGACCAGGGTGCGGGCGCAGCTCCAGAGGAGACGTCGCATGTCGCCCGGTTCGGTCCCCGTCttcctgagctggaggcagcttTTCTCCTTGCGTTGGTCACGGGGGACCCGGGCTCCCAGCTGTGTTCCCTCCCCAGCGCTCTGTAATCTCTGTAACTGGTTACACCACGGAGGGGGGCCACAGCCCTTGGGGACATCGGGCCTCGTCACCACACGGGGCGAGGACTGCGTGGCCCACTGCGGCGGTCTCAGGGATCCCTCGATCTACACGGGGGTGTGTGCGCACGCGCTGTGTCCCTTCTAGCCGGCCGCCTCAGCTCTCCCCTCACTGGTGTCACCTCCCCCCAGTGAGCGGCACAAAGGCCAACCCGCCCGACACCCGAAGACAGGAAAGGATTCGTGTCCTCCACTTGGCTCTCAAACATTTTAGAAAGGAGTAGGGTTTTAGGAACAAAGatttctttacaaatattttcaaaatatattttatttctctattgtaTGTACTTCGCAAGTTTCCGAGGTAAACCGCAGCTCCGTGTACAGGGATCAAGGAGGGTTCTTCAAGAGCTGGCACTGACTCAATCACAAGGATGACCCGCTTCTGATAATGGAAAATAAACTCCCGCCTTAGCAAAGCCAGAGAGCCGAGGGAGGCGTTTTCTTGGGAAGGGTCCCTCCCACGGACCCCGGGCGGCGCGGCCGCGGACTCCAGAAAACGCAGGAGCTGCGCGGGCCAGTCTGAGAGATGGCTCCGGGGCACGAGTGTCGACGCTCCAGGCACCCGGTGTCCTGCCCGAGGACCTCCATGGGTCCGTTTCAGCATCTGGCTAAGAACACATTTTCTCGGGAGACAACTGATACCAATCTCGTCACTTGCTAAACTGGCAGAACTACTGATGGCACTCAGTGCGCAAGGAGCCGCCGCCTACTTTCTTCTCTACATCTCGGCACCGTCGTCATCGTCTTCATCATCTTTGGCTCTGAAATGCATTTTCCTGAATTCCCGTCTGCTCATCGAAGGACAAGACGAAGACGCTGGGGGAAGGTCCTTGGAGGAGAGAAGAGTCACCTCAGCCACCGCCAGCCCATCGCACTGGGGAGCACCCTAGGGGAGGGCtcgcccctgcccccagctgatCCGAGGGAAGAGGATGGCCAGCAAGTGTGGGGGGGAGCTGCTCCCCTCCCATGACCGAGGGGGGAGGCCCAGAGTCcgcaccaacccccaccccgatGGCTAAGCAAGGAAGGAGAGGCCTCCCAGCAGAGGCTGCGCCCTGGCAAGGATCGGGACAGGGAGTGTCTCCTCCTCGTGGGGAATGGGGCCTGTCCTGAGGCAGTGCCACACGCAGGCCGTGAGCTGACCCAGCGTGCAGCCCGTGCGGGGGCGCCCATCTTACCTGCATGAGCTCCACGTTTCCGAAGAACCGGCCCACGGGCATGGGCTGGTTGCTGTCCTCGTCCAGAAAGACGCTGTCGTCCGTCTGTAGCAGGGGCCTCGGCACCTGCTCCGCCGACCCACCCCGTGTGGCATGGCTACCGTAAGGCTCCTCCCCTGGAAGGACCCCGGGTGCGGGCAGGCACAGGCCATCCTCAGTCTCTGCGGGGCCGGTGTCGCCCACGGCTGTGCGGGCCCCGAGGGGGGGCCCTGTGGCCTCCGGCTGGGCAGGAGCCCCAGCTCCCTTTCCTGGAGGTAGCCCCTGGTCTTCAGCAAACCCCAGAGACTCATTGTTACAAGGGCTCCTGGGGGGTATCTTGGGCAGCCCAAGGCTTTCACCCTTCGGGACAAGTTTCTGTAATTCTGATTTCACAAGATGACCTCTGTCATACTTGAACTTCTTGGAAATTCGCCTGTCGGCAGCTTTGTGTGACGAGGCCTGTCAACAGAAAACTGTTAAGAGGAAACCAGACACACCTAGGATtatggggcagggagagaatccAGAACGTCTGGGTCCCAGAGGCTAGCGTTCCTGAACAATCCAGATGCTGTTGCCACACCCTGGAGGACAGGGTTACGCCTCCAAAGGCACAGAATTTAAAGCGGTGGCTGGGAAACACGTAGACACACCGGCCTCGGCTCCCATCCCTGCCGGCTCACCCGCGGGCCTTGGGAGTGCCTGAGGGAACTTCCGAAGCAGGTATGGATGGATCATAAAATGCCAACAGACATCCAGTTCCCACCCAGGCCTGCTAGAACGTAAGCCGCATGAAGGCGTTCTAGGCACAGAGCAGGGGCTCGCAAACGCCACTAAAGGGACGTCACCGTCTTTAGAGCAGCGCACGAAGCGGAACCGCGTGAGCTGCGGGCGTCAGACCAAGCCCAGGCAGACCCCTGAGCGGGATGTGGGGGAGGTCGGCCTTCCAGTGACTCTGGGCACCAGGGCTGCGGGGCAAAGCTCGCTCCCCAAGACTGCAGGGGGGACGGGGCATGGCCCTGTGCCAGCCGACCTCAGGCGGAAGGCTATAAGGCTGAGTTCCCAGAGTGACTGGAAGAGGGGCGTGTGGGACGGAGCGTGAGCCCCGTGTGTCCCTCGCTGGGGGGAGCGCTCCAAGGACACAGCCCGGTCCGCAGAGCGCAGCTTTCTCAGACCGTGATCACAGCGCTCGAAGTCCCTCTGCGGGGTCGGCAACTCCGCTCCTGCCCACACACCTCAGGATCAATGTTTTGTACGGAACGGACCCCAGTCGAGTCCCCGCGTTTCTGTGCTGGCGAGGCTCACCTGGCATAGCGTCCCGGCAGACGTGGCGGGGCCGGCTTCCCGGGCAGAGGCCAACCTGGCTGAGCAGCGGCGGGCTCGGAGGCGCGCTGAGGACCGCACGGCACCTGCGAGCTAGAGCAGGTCCCACAGTGTCAGTCAGCGCTCTGCGGGGACGTGACACAGGCACGGGGCGTCCCCGCCCGAAGAAACCAAGGCGGGGTCCCTCCCGCcccatctcctcctcttcctggaaaAACACCTGGGGCCGTGTGCAAACAGACAGAACTGTTTCGGGTTTAAGACGCACATCTGttctggggcgcccgggtggctcagtgggttaagcctctgccttaagctcaggtcatgatctcagggtcctgggatcaagccccgcatggggctctctgctcagcggggaacctgcttctccccacccccacccacccccctgcctctctgcctacttgtgctctctctctctgtcaaataaatctctaaaaaaaaagacgACGCACATCTGTTCTTCGCTACGGTCTTGGAAGCTCGGGGAGGTGTGTTTCCTTCACGGCACacatttggaggaacctccacTTGGGGGTTCGTCGGCATTAAGTCAGCTTCAGATGTGTTCAGAAGCACACAGAAGGTTCTCCAACTTTTACACGGTGTACAAGTTCTCCATAAAAGGGGACAGGAAAAACAAAGCCACCCCCCACGTCCCCCGCCCTCACtgtggaggaggaagcagcccgACTCTGCTGGTTTAAAGCAGTTAGGTTGTCGCTAACGTTACAGACTTAGCAGTGTGTCTGGTTTACTCTGAATGCAACGCAGTCTCCTAACGACAAGGACGGAATGACCCAAAACACTAAAAACTGAGAACCCACGTGCCTCTGGCCAAACCAGGTCTCCTCGGCGCAGCCCTCCCTGCTCCCTAAAGCACACACCTGCCTTGAGTTTCACCAGTTTTCCACTCATTCCTTTTCCGTTCTGGAACGGAAACCAAATGCACAGAGAGGACGACCCGTCTGAAGCTCAGCCTGAAACCTGACAATAAAGGTCTGTCGCACAGCAGTGGGCGAGGACCCATGGGCATGCGGGTGGGGGGCCCGCGGGCTCGCGTCCCAGCAGGCCCCAGCCGTGCGGGCCCCGGGGCTGGGTCGGGGGTGGCAGGTTCCACAGCGGAGACTCATCGAAGGCCAGCGTAGAGTCTCTATGGCGCTGtcctgccgccccccaccccaaacccggCCATGGCTTTCCGAAGGCCCTGAGAGGTGGCGGCTCACCCAGGCTGTGAGGCAGCGGGAGTGGTCCCGGAGAGAGTTCAAATGCCAGGAAAAGGAGAGGCAGCGGCCTGCGGAAGGACAGGTACCCTTCCAGCTGTGCGCACAGCAGGGGCAAAGAGCTCTGGACCAGGTAAAGGGCCTGGCGCGTGGGAGCACTGGGCCTGGGCCCGCGCCGTGTCAAGAGCATGTTTGCTGAAGCCTGGCAGCCGTGGAGGCGCAGCCACGCGCGGGGAGCGGAGGCCGCAGAGGCGCTGgaacccccctccctgccctgtacCGGCACACGGCCCGGAGCGCTCTCCCCGGGACGGAAGGGCCACGTCCGACCAGGCCACCAACCGTCTTCTCTTCTGCTACACGTCCTCCTGACACTTCCCCACGCGGCTGTGCTTGGCTGGGCACAGTGggggacggacggacggacgaaTGGCCCTGAGGACAGCTGCTGCGGTCACCGAGTGTCACCGAGTGCTGACGTGGCAGGCGCTGTGCCCGCCGCTTCAACAGCTTCCAAGGAGCAGCTTTAAGACGAGGCTGGCTCCGCGGAGGAGCCTGTGTGAGGTCAGCCGAGTGCCGTGTGGCCCAAAGTCCTCCTTGCCCTGCGTCATCGTGCACGGCGCTCACCTGAGCTCCAAGAGCTGCCGCGTGAAGCTGCTCGGCAGCTCCGCGGGggctgagcaggggtggggggcgtcCCGGCTCTTCTCCGAGGCCGTGCGCTTCCAGAGGCCTTCTGTCTTCATCTCCGAGGCAGGGACTGTCTGTCGTCTTAGGAGGCACCAGGCTCCCTGGGTGGGCGTGTTCGTCTTCAACTTTCCAGGCCCCTGAAGACACACCCCTGGCGGGTCCAGGCCAGCGCTCTGGAGCTGTGCTGGTTCTGGTGCCGCCCGTCATCCCCCGAGAGCTGCGGCCAAACCGGGCGCGTGACGCTTTGGTTCAGTCTCGGGCGGAACCCCCAAGGAGCCCGCTCCCGCACGTCAAGCATCTAGCAGTTTCTTCTGCTTTGGAGAGCCGCTGCTTCCACTTAATCCCCAAAGGAAAAACTTGCCGCTGTTGACGTCTTCCACCTTCCAGGCAGACTGGTTTAAAACGGACGTCAAAGGCAAAAATGTGGTTTCCCAAAAGGGTAAGACAGCATGAGGAACCCCGCTGACCCCTATAAAACTGGCAGAAAGTATGAAAAACCATTTAAGCCTTTTGGAAAT
This Neovison vison isolate M4711 chromosome 2, ASM_NN_V1, whole genome shotgun sequence DNA region includes the following protein-coding sequences:
- the C2H1orf174 gene encoding UPF0688 protein C1orf174 homolog, with the protein product MRSRKLAGAVRSSARLRARRCSARLASAREAGPATSAGTLCQASSHKAADRRISKKFKYDRGHLVKSELQKLVPKGESLGLPKIPPRSPCNNESLGFAEDQGLPPGKGAGAPAQPEATGPPLGARTAVGDTGPAETEDGLCLPAPGVLPGEEPYGSHATRGGSAEQVPRPLLQTDDSVFLDEDSNQPMPVGRFFGNVELMQDLPPASSSCPSMSRREFRKMHFRAKDDEDDDDGAEM